A DNA window from Camelina sativa cultivar DH55 chromosome 17, Cs, whole genome shotgun sequence contains the following coding sequences:
- the LOC104755339 gene encoding serine carboxypeptidase-like 31, protein MPPRLMGGYDPCLDDYARVFYNRADVQKSLHASDGVNLKNWSICNMEIFNNWTGSKPSVLPIYEKLIAGGLRIWVYSGDTDGRVPVLATRYSLSALELPIKTAWRPWYHEKQVSGWLQEYEGLTFATFRGAGHAVPCFKPSSSLAFFSAFLSGVPPPPSR, encoded by the exons ATGCCACCGAGGCTCATGGGTGGATATGATCCATGCTTAGATGATTACGCGAGAGTATTTTACAACAGAGCAGATGTTCAGAAGTCTCTTCATGCGAGTGATGGAGTTAATCTCAAGAACTGGAGCATTTGCAA CATGGAGATCTTTAATAATTGGACTGGTTCAAAACCATCGGTTTTGCCTATTTACGAGAAACTCATCGCCGGAGGATTAAGAATATGGGTTTACAG TGGTGACACTGACGGAAGAGTTCCTGTACTTGCCACTCGGTATAGTTTAAGCGCACTCGAATTACCCATCAAGACAGCTTGGAGGCCATGGTACCATGAGAAACAG GTAAGTGGGTGGCTTCAAGAATACGAAGGCCTAACGTTCGCTACGTTCAGAGGAGCTGGACATGCGGTGCCTTGCTTCAAACCAAGCAGCTCTCTCGCCTTTTTCTCGGCATTTCTCAGCGGAGTTCCTCCTCCGCCGTCGCGGTAG
- the LOC104759167 gene encoding serine carboxypeptidase-like 31, protein MIKEKTFTLKDNYVCTSQHKLYALFSFLSARDAYTFLCNWFEKFPEHKESTFYIAGESYAGKYVPELAEVVYDNNNKKNGSSLHINLKGILLGNPETSDAEDWRGWVDYAWSHAVISDETHRIITRTCNFSSDNTWSNDECNEAVAEVLKQYHEIDIYSIYTSVCIGDSARSSYFDSALFKTNSRISSKRMPPRLMGGYDPCLDDYARVFYNRADVQKSLHASDGVNLKNWSICNMEIFNNWTGSKPSVLPIYEKLIAGGLRIWVYSGDTDGRVPVLATRYSLSALELPIKTAWRPWYHEKQVSGWLQEYEGLTFATFRGAGHAVPCFKPSSSLAFFSAFLSGVPPPPSR, encoded by the exons ATgatcaaagaaaaaactttCACACTTAAAGATaat tacgtATGTACGTCACAACATAAACTATATGCTTTATTCTCTTTTCTATCAGCAAGAGACGCATACACTTTTCTTTGCAACTGGTTCGAGAAATTCCCAGAACACAAAGAAAGTACCTTCTATATCGCCGGTGAAAGTTATGCAG GAAAGTACGTACCCGAGCTAGCAGAAGTTGTGTACGATAACAATAACAAGAAGAATGGTTCATCGCTTCACATCAATCTTAAGGGTATTTTG TTGGGGAATCCGGAGACATCAGATGCAGAAGATTGGAGAGGTTGGGTGGATTACGCATGGAGCCACGCAGTGATATCGGACGAGACGCATAGGATCATAACCAGGACATGCAATTTCAGCAGCGACAATACTTGGAGCAACGATGAGTGCAATGAGGCCGTAGCGGAAGTTCTCAAGCAGTACCATGAGATAGATATCTATAGCATCTATACCTCAGTTTGCATTGGAGATTCTGCACGATCTTCTTACTTTGATTCAGCGCTATTCAAAACGAATTCCCGCATTAGCTCTAAGAGG ATGCCACCGAGGCTCATGGGTGGATATGATCCATGCTTAGATGATTACGCGAGAGTATTTTACAACAGAGCAGATGTTCAGAAGTCTCTTCATGCGAGTGATGGAGTTAATCTCAAGAACTGGAGCATTTGCAA CATGGAGATCTTTAATAATTGGACTGGTTCAAAACCATCGGTTTTGCCTATTTACGAGAAACTCATCGCCGGAGGATTAAGAATATGGGTTTACAG TGGTGACACTGACGGAAGAGTTCCTGTACTTGCCACTCGGTATAGTTTAAGCGCACTCGAATTACCCATCAAGACAGCTTGGAGGCCATGGTACCATGAGAAACAG GTAAGTGGGTGGCTTCAAGAATACGAAGGCCTAACGTTCGCTACGTTCAGAGGAGCTGGACATGCGGTGCCTTGCTTCAAACCAAGCAGCTCTCTCGCCTTTTTCTCGGCATTTCTCAGCGGAGTTCCTCCTCCGCCGTCGCGGTAG
- the LOC104755340 gene encoding serine carboxypeptidase-like 31, translating to MDYHTEKISNILTCLCLTTLLMLAPAVLCTRQHRFDSPKRSLLANEQDLVTNLPGQPDVSFRHYAGYVPVDESNGRAMFYWFFEAMDLPKEKPLVLWLNGGPGCSSVGYGATQEIGPFLVDTNGNGLNFNPYAWNKEANMLFLESPVGVGFSYSNTSSDYQKLGDDFTARDAYTFLCNWFEKFPEHKESTFYIAGESYAGKYVPELAEVVYDNNNKKNGSSLHINLKGILLGNPETSDAEDWRGWVDYAWSHAVISDETHRIITRTCNFSSDNTWSNDECNEAVAEVLKQYHEIDIYSIYTSVCIGDSARSSYFDSALFKTNSHISSKRMPPRLMGGYDPCLDDYARVFYNRADVQKSLHASDGVNLKNWSICNMEIFNNWTGSKPSVLPIYEKLIAGGLRIWVYSGDTDGRVPVLATRYSLSALELPIKTAWRPWYHEKQVSGWLQEYEGLTFATFRGAGHAVPCFKPSSSLAFFSAFLSGVPPPPSR from the exons ATGGATTATCACACCGagaaaatatctaatatattaacttGTTTGTGTCTTACGACCCTTTTAATGTTAGCACCGGCGGTTTTATGCACTAGACAACACCGGTTTGATAGCCCTAAGAGGAGCTTGTTGGCCAACGAGCAAGATTTAGTGACAAATTTACCTGGACAGCCTGATGTGAGTTTCAGACATTATGCCGGTTATGTCCCTGTCGATGAATCCAACGGAAGAGCTATGTTTTACTGGTTCTTTGAGGCCATGGATCTCCCCAAAGAGAAACCTCTAGTCCTCTGGCTTAATGGAG gtccAGGTTGTTCTTCTGTGGGATATGGGGCAACACAAGAAATTGGTCCTTTTCTCGTGGACACCAACGGAAACGGACTTAACTTTAATCCATACGCATGGAATAAAG AGGCCAACATGCTGTTTTTAGAATCTCCCGTCGGTGTTGGCTTTTCGTATTCAAACACAAGTAGCGATTATCAAAAACTTGGAGATGACTTTACAG CAAGAGACGCATACACTTTTCTTTGCAACTGGTTCGAGAAATTCCCAGAACACAAAGAAAGTACCTTCTATATCGCCGGTGAAAGTTATGCAG GAAAGTACGTACCCGAGCTAGCAGAAGTTGTGTACGATAACAATAACAAGAAGAATGGTTCATCGCTTCACATCAATCTTAAGGGTATTTTG TTGGGGAATCCGGAGACATCAGATGCAGAAGATTGGAGAGGTTGGGTGGATTACGCATGGAGCCACGCAGTGATATCGGACGAGACGCATAGGATCATAACCAGGACATGCAATTTCAGCAGCGACAATACTTGGAGCAACGATGAGTGCAATGAGGCCGTAGCGGAAGTTCTCAAGCAGTACCATGAGATAGATATCTATAGCATCTATACCTCAGTTTGCATTGGAGATTCTGCACGATCTTCTTACTTTGATTCAGCGCTATTCAAAACGAATTCCCACATTAGCTCTAAGAGG ATGCCACCGAGGCTCATGGGTGGATATGATCCATGCTTAGATGATTACGCGAGAGTATTTTACAACAGAGCAGATGTTCAGAAGTCTCTTCATGCGAGTGATGGAGTTAATCTCAAGAACTGGAGCATTTGCAA CATGGAGATCTTTAATAATTGGACTGGTTCAAAACCATCGGTTTTGCCTATTTACGAGAAACTCATCGCCGGAGGATTAAGAATATGGGTTTACAG TGGTGACACTGACGGAAGAGTTCCTGTACTTGCCACTCGGTATAGTTTAAGCGCACTCGAATTACCCATCAAGACAGCTTGGAGGCCATGGTACCATGAGAAACAG GTAAGTGGGTGGCTTCAAGAATACGAAGGCCTAACGTTCGCTACGTTCAGAGGAGCTGGACATGCGGTGCCTTGCTTCAAACCAAGCAGCTCTCTCGCCTTTTTCTCGGCATTTCTCAGCGGAGTTCCTCCTCCGCCGTCGCGGTAG
- the LOC104755341 gene encoding caffeoylshikimate esterase-like, giving the protein MSDQQLETTEINFWGETSEEDYFNHKGIIGSKSFFTSPRGLNLFTRSWLPSASSPPRGLIFMVHGYGNDVSWTFQSTPIFLAQMGFACFALDIEGHGRSDGVRAYVPSVDLVVDDIISFFISIKQNPKYHGLPRFLFGESMGGAICLLIHFADPLGFDGAVLVAPMCKISDKVRPKWPIDQFLIMISRFLPTWAIVPTEDLLEKSIKVEEKKPIAKRNPMRYGEKPRLGTVMELLRVTDYLGKKLKDVSIPFIVVHGSADVVTDPEVSRELYEDAKSKDKTLKIYQGMMHSMLFGEPDDNIDIVRKDIVSWLNDRCGGDKTNV; this is encoded by the coding sequence ATGTCTGATCAGCAGCTAGAAACAACAGAGATCAACTTCTGGGGAGAGACTTCAGAAGAAGACTACTTCAACCACAAAGGCATCATCGGCTCCAAATCTTTCTTCACTTCCCCTCGAGGTCTCAACCTCTTCACTCGTTCATGGCTTCCCTCTGCCTCTTCTCCGCCACGTGGTCTCATCTTCATGGTCCACGGCTACGGCAATGACGTCAGCTGGACGTTCCAGTCCACTCCCATCTTTCTCGCTCAGATGGGTTTCGCTTGCTTTGCTCTCGACATCGAAGGTCATGGCAGATCTGACGGTGTCCGCGCCTATGTTCCTTCCGTAGATCTAGTCGTCGATGAcatcatctctttcttcatttCGATTAAGCAGAACCCTAAGTATCATGGCTTGCCTCGGTTTCTCTTTGGAGAATCAATGGGCGGAGCGATTTGCCTTTTGATCCATTTCGCTGATCCGTTAGGGTTCGATGGAGCGGTTCTTGTTGCTCCCATGTGCAAAATCTCTGACAAGGTGAGACCTAAATGGCCGATTGATCAGTTTCTGATTATGATCTCCAGATTCTTGCCGACCTGGGCTATTGTTCCGACGGAAGATCTGTTAGAGAAATCCATCAaagtggaagagaagaaaccaaTTGCCAAGAGGAATCCGATGAGGTACGGTGAGAAACCGAGGTTAGGTACAGTGATGGAACTGCTTAGGGTTACTGATTACTTAGGGAAGAAGCTAAAAGATGTGAGCATTCCCTTCATTGTTGTGCACGGAAGTGCAGATGTTGTTACTGATCCTGAAGTGAGCAGAGAGCTGTACGAAGATGCTAAGAGCAAAGACAAGACATTGAAGATCTACCAAGGGATGATGCATTCCATGTTGTTCGGTGAACCCGATGACAACATTGACATTGTTCGCAAGGATATTGTTAGTTGGTTGAATGATAGATGTGGTGGAGACAAAACCAATGTTTGA